One window from the genome of Choloepus didactylus isolate mChoDid1 chromosome 2, mChoDid1.pri, whole genome shotgun sequence encodes:
- the AGT gene encoding angiotensinogen, whose amino-acid sequence MAPASVRLGLTILGLLAWASLAAGDRVYIHPFHLLTYSKSDCDKLEKPNVEMPKDPTFTSIPIQAKTTAVDEEALREQLVMAVENLEDEDKHRATRVGMLLNFLGFHMYKVLRETWSTASGAALLSPTALFGTLTSFYLGALGPTGDRLQAFLGVPGQDQSCTSRLDGHKVLSALQTIQGLLVAQGGVSGHSRLLLSTVVGLFTAPSLPLKQPFVRGLAPFARVTLPRSLDLSTDPELAAEKINRFIQAVMGWKMNIPVTGDSPDSTLQFNTYVHFQGRMKGFSLLKEPQEFWVDNTTSVSVPMLSGTGTFQHWDDTKNNFSVTRVPLSRNAWLLLIRPWRSSDLETVESLTFQYDFLGRMKNLHLRAVHLTMPQLVLEDSYNLQDLLTLAKLPTLLGPEANLGKISDDNLRVGKVLNTILFELRADEGEQPTEPTQQSEGAEVLEVKLNSPFLFAVLEQDSAAFHFLGRVTHPPSTA is encoded by the exons ATGGCTCCTGCCAGCGTGAGACTAGGGCTCACCATCCTTGGCCTCCTGGCCTGGGCTTCCCTGGCAGCCGGTGACCGGGTGTACATCCACCCCTTCCACCTCCTCACCTACAGCAAGAGCGACTGTGACAAGCTAGAGAAGCCCAATGTAGAGATGCCCAAAGACCCAACCTTCACATCCATCCCGATTCAGGCCAAGACGACCGCTGTGGATGAGGAGGCCCTGAGGGAGCAGCTGGTGATGGCCGTGGAGAACCTGGAGGATGAAGACAAGCATAGGGCCACGAGGGTTGGGATGCTGCTCAACTTTCTGGGCTTCCACATGTACAAGGTGCTGAGGGAGACGTGGAGCACGGCCAGCGGAGCCGCCCTCCTCTCCCCGACGGCTCTCTTTGGCACCCTGACCTCCTTCTACCTGGGCGCCTTGGGCCCCACAGGTGACAGATTACAGGCATTCCTTGGTGTCCCCGGTCAGGATCAGAGTTGCACATCCCGCTTGGATGGGCACAAGGTCCTCTCTGCGCTGCAGACCATCCAGGGCCTCCTCGTCGCCCAGGGTGGCGTGAGTGGCCACAGCCGGCTCCTCCTGTCCACGGTGGTGGGCCTGTTCACTGCCCCCAGCCTGCCACTGAAGCAGCCCTTTGTGCGGGGTCTGGCTCCCTTTGCCCGCGTCACCCTCCCACGCTCCCTGGACTTGTCCACGGACCCAGAGCTTGCTGCAGAGAAGATCAACAGGTTCATCCAGGCCGTGATGGGGTGGAAGATGAACATCCCCGTGACAGGGGACAGCCCAGACAGCACGCTGCAGTTCAACACCTACGTGCACTTCCAAG GAAGAATGAAGGGGTTCTCCCTGCTGAAGGAGCCCCAGGAGTTCTGGGTGGACAACACCACCTCCGTGTCAGTCCCCATGCTCTCGGGGACTGGCACCTTCCAGCACTGGGACGACACCAAGAACAACTTCTCCGTGACGCGCGTGCCCCTCAGCAGGAATGCCTGGCTGCTGCTGATCCGGCCCTGGCGCAGCTCCGACCTGGAGACGGTGGAGTCCCTCACCTTCCAGTATGACTTCCTGGGCAGGATGAAGAATCTGCATCTCCG GGCCGTGCACCTGACCATGCCACAGCTGGTGCTGGAAGATTCCTACAACCTGCAGGACCTGCTCACCCTGGCCAAGCTGCCCACCCTGCTGGGCCCCGAAGCCAACTTGGGCAAAATAAGTGATGACAACCTCAGAGTTGGAAAG GTGCTGAATACCATTCTTTTTGAACTGAGAGCTGATGAAGGAGAGCAGCCCACAGAGCCCACCCAGCAGTCCGAGGGGGCTGAAGTCTTGGAGGTGAAGCTCAACAGTCCGTTCCTGTTTGCTGTTTTGGAGCAAGACTCGGCTGCCTTCCATTTCCTGGGCCGCGTGACCCACCCGCCAAGCACAGCGTGA